From one Dermacentor variabilis isolate Ectoservices chromosome 3, ASM5094787v1, whole genome shotgun sequence genomic stretch:
- the LOC142574832 gene encoding sulfotransferase 1C2-like, whose amino-acid sequence MPGRRPYRPVIDGVPRCALVDPAIFRKSLSFRAAKGDVVQCTYPKSGSHWVEHITQLILNGGKHISSYGEFTRNFRAIGYMETDGWESPLPVRLFMTHHPLSRETMNNEAKYIYIARNPWDVCLSLFRMMTDLSCYKFQDGTFEEFFEPFIEGELGYGSYFDHVTSAYAMRDKPNLFFVTYEEIKEDISGTVLRLARFLGGKYERALLENPQMLENIVQWSKPEHMRKIIVFNLTENETPEWNDFFVKINATSKEGYSGDKTKFALVKEAKVGGWKEYFKPDLLARLEKKIQEEEDNASFIELWEDIRKEAITLCRGSSEYQRFFVP is encoded by the coding sequence ATGCCAGGTCGCAGACCCTACCGTCCAGTCATCGACGGTGTGCCGAGGTGCGCACTCGTCGATCCAGCAATATTTCGTAAAAGCCTCTCTTTCCGCGCTGCCAAGGGTGACGTCGTGCAGTGCACCTATCCCAAAAGTGGGTCCCATTGGGTTGAGCACATAACGCAATTAATCCTCAACGGAGGAAAACACATCAGCTCTTACGGCGAGTTCACCCGCAACTTCCGGGCAATCGGGTATATGGAGACTGATGGCTGGGAGTCGCCTCTACCCGTGAGATTGTTCATGACGCACCATCCACTCAGCCGAGAGACTATGAACAATGAGGCCAAGTACATATACATCGCTCGAAACCCATGGGATGTCTGCCTCTCGCTTTTTCGCATGATGACAGACCTCAGCTGCTACAAGTTCCAGGACGGCACATTCGAAGAGTTCTTCGAACCCTTCATCGAGGGAGAGTTGGGCTACGGAAGCTACTTTGACCACGTGACGTCAGCGTACGCGATGAGGGACAAACCAAACTTGTTCTTCGTGACTTACGAAGAGATCAAGGAGGATATTAGCGGCACAGTTTTGAGATTGGCTCGCTTTCTCGGCGGCAAATACGAGAGGGCTCTGCTGGAAAACCCGCAAATGCTAGAAAATATCGTTCAGTGGTCCAAACCAGAACACATGAGGAAAATCATCGTGTTTAATCTCACAGAAAATGAGACACCGGAATGGAACGATTTCTTTGTTAAGATCAATGCGACGAGCAAGGAAGGTTACAGTGGAGACAAAACAAAATTCGCGTTGGTAAAAGAAGCCAAAGTCGGAGGCTGGAAAGAATACTTCAAGCCTGACTTGCTTGCCCGTTTGGAGAAGAAAATACAGGAGGAAGAGGACAACGCATCTTTTATTGAGTTGTGGGAAGACATTCGAAAGGAAGCGATCACGTTATGCCGCGGGTCTTCGGAGTACCAGCGCTTTTTCGTACCATAG